The window GATGACGAGTCGAAAATGTCCGCCCCCAGCTGGGCCATGAATGGCAGTTCCAGCGGGTCTCCCGCGCCATACACATGCATGGGAAGTTTATCCCCAGCCGCATGGCGCGCGTCCCGGATTACATCGCCCACAAAGGTAAGGTCGTGGTTCCTGTTAAAAAACGGCACCAGGCTCCCGATGCCAAGGTATTGAACGCCCATCTCCACCAGCTCGCGGACGCTTCTCTGGCGAAGTTCCATGAACCGTCCACCCTGCTGGATGCCCGCCAGTATACTGCGCTGAACGATCTTGAGCCCATCGCGCACCCGTTTCTGGGTGGAATCCAGCTTCTTTTCCGCCACCGAGCGTTTGTCGCCGGGGGGCGTCACCAGATCCAAAGGCGCCACGATGTCCGCGCCGATCATGTCCTGGAACGCTATGATGGTCTTGTTGGATAGCAACAGCGTCCGCTCAAACCCCTGGAACGCGCCGGAGTCGGTGCATAACAAACCGTTGAATCCCACATACTCGGCCAGGGTAAGGCCGCTTTTGAACATGGCCTTTTTTTGCCGGTCTTTGTAGAGGAAAAAAGCGTTCACCATGCAGGCTTCAATTTTGGGTCCACCGCTCCACGCGCCGAGGATGGATTGCTGGAACCCCGGCCTGTAAACC of the Nitrospinota bacterium genome contains:
- a CDS encoding tRNA-guanine transglycosylase → MHSGRTLSVKRGAAFPLPLFIPVYRPGFQQSILGAWSGGPKIEACMVNAFFLYKDRQKKAMFKSGLTLAEYVGFNGLLCTDSGAFQGFERTLLLSNKTIIAFQDMIGADIVAPLDLVTPPGDKRSVAEKKLDSTQKRVRDGLKIVQRSILAGIQQGGRFMELRQRSVRELVEMGVQYLGIGSLVPFFNRNHDLTFVGDVIRDARHAAGDKLPMHVYGAGDPLELPFMAQLGADIFDSSSYGHFANDGYYMTPYGALKEPGPVIAGEFSCPCPICAAADVNEIFGDVEKLTAHNLWTICDTVLRIRATLSGGGLESMLEDILERHTAWFPNSALGSSWRAIHE